Proteins from a genomic interval of Microbacterium abyssi:
- the tyrS gene encoding tyrosine--tRNA ligase — protein sequence MPNPALTTAPQAIDPTFENVWDEIVWRGLVHVSTDQEALRALLAGDPITYYCGFDPTAPSLHLGNLVQLLLLRRLQLAGHKPLGLVGGSTGLIGDPRPTAERTLNARETVEEWVGRLRAQVERFLSFEGENAARMVNNLDWTAPMSAIDFLREIGKHYRVGTMLKKDAVAARLNSDAGISYTEFSYQILQGMDFLELYRQYDCVLQTGGSDQWGNLTSGTDLIHRVEGASAHAIGTPLITNSDGTKFGKSEGNAIWLDADMCSPYRMYQFWLSTADADVISRLKIFTFLTRAEIEEYEKLVEAEPFRRAAQKRLALEVVATVHGVEATAAVIAASEALFGQGDLNGLDAATLRTALEELPNATVPAGTSVVDALVATGLVASLSEARRAITQGGVALDGIRVEDDATVVEGTLAGGVSVLRRGKKTLAGVFIG from the coding sequence GTGCCCAACCCCGCTCTGACGACTGCTCCGCAGGCGATCGATCCCACGTTCGAGAACGTGTGGGATGAGATCGTCTGGCGCGGCCTCGTCCACGTGTCCACCGACCAGGAGGCGCTGCGCGCCCTTCTCGCCGGAGACCCGATCACGTATTACTGCGGGTTCGATCCGACGGCTCCGAGCCTGCACCTCGGCAACCTCGTCCAGCTTCTGCTGCTGCGCCGTCTGCAGCTCGCCGGTCACAAGCCGCTCGGGCTGGTCGGCGGTTCGACCGGACTCATCGGCGACCCGCGGCCCACTGCCGAGCGCACACTGAACGCCCGCGAGACCGTGGAGGAGTGGGTCGGCCGGCTGCGCGCACAGGTCGAGCGCTTCCTCAGCTTCGAGGGCGAGAACGCCGCGCGCATGGTGAACAACCTCGACTGGACTGCGCCGATGTCGGCCATCGACTTCCTGCGCGAGATCGGCAAGCACTACCGCGTCGGCACCATGCTGAAGAAGGATGCGGTCGCCGCGCGCCTGAACTCGGATGCCGGCATAAGTTACACCGAGTTCAGCTACCAGATCCTGCAGGGGATGGACTTCCTCGAGCTGTACCGCCAGTACGACTGCGTGCTGCAGACCGGCGGATCGGACCAGTGGGGCAACCTCACCAGCGGCACCGACCTCATCCACCGCGTCGAAGGCGCGTCCGCGCACGCGATCGGCACGCCGCTGATCACGAACAGCGACGGCACGAAGTTCGGCAAGAGCGAGGGCAATGCCATCTGGCTGGATGCCGACATGTGCAGCCCGTACCGGATGTACCAGTTCTGGCTGAGCACCGCCGACGCCGACGTGATCTCCCGCCTGAAGATCTTCACATTCCTCACCCGCGCCGAGATCGAGGAGTACGAGAAGCTCGTAGAGGCCGAGCCGTTCCGCCGCGCCGCGCAGAAGCGTCTGGCCCTCGAGGTGGTCGCGACGGTGCACGGCGTGGAGGCCACGGCCGCCGTCATCGCGGCGTCCGAGGCTCTCTTCGGCCAGGGCGACCTGAACGGTCTCGACGCGGCGACGCTGCGCACGGCGCTGGAGGAGCTGCCGAACGCTACCGTCCCCGCCGGAACCTCGGTCGTCGACGCGCTGGTCGCTACGGGGCTCGTGGCGAGCCTCTCCGAGGCGCGCCGTGCCATCACGCAGGGTGGCGTCGCGCTCGACGGCATCCGCGTGGAGGACGACGCGACCGTCGTGGAGGGGACCTTGGCGGGGGGAGTGTCGGTGCTGCGCCGAGGCAAGAAGACGCTCGCCGGCGTGTTCATCGGCTGA
- a CDS encoding aldo/keto reductase has product MIEQNTPRSPLVLGAMTFGTRLDEERSFAVLDRFIERGGLWIDTADCYSFWDSATGHGGASETMIGRWLASHPDMRERVRISTKVGAEPLWPGSWPEYRTGLSHRAIREAVAGSLDRLGIDTIDLLWLHQEDRSVPIEETTDALAELTAAGTVRRVGASNHPAWRIERSRAHAVNSGSIPIDALQLNTTYLRARPGAQLPGVIHRFGVLDDEQRDYAAEHGLEVWAYTPLLSGAYDNPDKAIPEVYDHPGNERRLAILDEVARGRDLQRGQIVLAWLLAHGIRPILGGSTIAQLDLAMDAALLTLTADEIRALDEPV; this is encoded by the coding sequence ATGATTGAACAGAACACACCTCGTTCACCCCTCGTGCTCGGCGCGATGACGTTCGGAACCCGTCTCGATGAGGAGAGATCGTTCGCTGTGCTCGATCGCTTCATCGAACGCGGCGGCCTGTGGATCGACACCGCCGACTGCTACAGCTTCTGGGACAGCGCCACCGGTCACGGCGGCGCATCGGAGACGATGATCGGACGCTGGCTAGCTTCCCACCCTGACATGCGGGAACGCGTGCGCATCTCGACGAAGGTCGGTGCGGAGCCGCTCTGGCCGGGTTCCTGGCCGGAATACCGGACCGGGCTGTCGCACCGTGCGATCCGCGAAGCGGTCGCCGGCAGCCTGGATCGCCTCGGCATCGACACGATCGATCTGCTCTGGCTGCATCAGGAGGACAGGTCGGTTCCCATCGAGGAGACGACGGATGCTCTCGCCGAGCTGACCGCCGCCGGCACGGTGCGACGCGTCGGCGCATCCAACCACCCGGCCTGGCGCATCGAGCGCTCACGGGCACATGCGGTGAACAGCGGCAGCATACCCATCGATGCACTCCAGCTCAACACGACCTACCTGCGTGCGCGCCCGGGCGCGCAATTGCCGGGCGTCATCCATCGCTTCGGCGTACTCGACGACGAACAGCGCGACTACGCCGCCGAACACGGCCTCGAAGTGTGGGCGTACACACCGCTGCTCTCGGGCGCTTACGACAACCCCGACAAGGCGATCCCCGAGGTGTACGACCATCCAGGCAACGAGCGGCGTCTTGCGATCCTCGACGAGGTCGCGCGGGGTCGCGATCTGCAGCGCGGGCAGATCGTGCTCGCGTGGCTGCTGGCGCACGGCATCCGTCCGATTCTCGGCGGCAGCACCATCGCGCAGCTGGATCTCGCGATGGATGCCGCGCTGCTGACCCTGACCGCCGACGAGATCCGCGCTCTGGACGAACCGGTGTGA
- the argF gene encoding ornithine carbamoyltransferase: protein MTRHLLRDDDLTPAEQAEILDLAVELKKDRWADKSLAGPQTVAVIFDKSSTRTRVSFAVGIADLGGTPLIISTANSQLGGKETPSDTARVLERQVAAIVWRTYAQSGLEEMAKGTRVPVVNALSDDFHPCQLLADLLTIREHKAAKNGGDLKGLTLAFFGDAQSNMAHSYALAGVTAGMHVRMASPESYAPRADVIEAADRRAGETGGSITLYTDPVEAAAGADVIVTDTWVSMGKEEEKIARIRDLGGYKVTTETMSLADPDAIFIHCLPADRGYEVDPEVIDGPQSVVWDEAENRLHAQKALLVWLLRQN from the coding sequence GTGACCCGCCACCTGCTGCGCGACGACGACCTCACTCCTGCCGAGCAGGCTGAGATCCTCGATCTCGCCGTCGAGCTGAAGAAGGACCGCTGGGCCGACAAGTCGCTCGCCGGCCCGCAGACCGTCGCCGTCATCTTCGACAAGTCGTCGACCCGCACCCGGGTCTCCTTCGCGGTGGGCATCGCCGACCTCGGCGGCACGCCGCTGATCATCTCGACCGCGAACAGCCAGCTCGGCGGCAAGGAGACGCCGTCCGACACGGCGCGCGTGCTCGAGCGGCAGGTGGCCGCGATCGTGTGGCGCACCTACGCGCAGTCCGGGTTGGAGGAGATGGCCAAGGGCACGCGGGTGCCGGTCGTCAACGCCCTGTCCGATGATTTCCACCCGTGCCAGCTGCTCGCCGACCTGCTCACCATCCGCGAGCACAAAGCCGCCAAGAACGGGGGCGACCTCAAGGGTCTCACCCTCGCCTTCTTCGGCGATGCGCAGAGCAACATGGCGCACTCCTATGCGCTCGCAGGCGTCACCGCAGGCATGCACGTGCGCATGGCATCGCCCGAGTCGTACGCGCCGCGCGCCGACGTCATCGAGGCCGCCGATCGCCGCGCCGGCGAGACCGGTGGATCGATCACCCTCTACACCGACCCCGTCGAGGCGGCCGCGGGCGCCGACGTCATCGTGACCGACACCTGGGTGTCGATGGGCAAGGAGGAGGAGAAGATCGCGCGCATCCGCGACCTCGGCGGGTACAAGGTCACCACCGAGACCATGAGCCTCGCCGACCCGGACGCGATCTTCATCCACTGCCTCCCCGCCGATCGCGGCTACGAGGTCGACCCCGAGGTGATCGACGGTCCTCAGAGCGTCGTCTGGGACGAGGCGGAGAACCGCCTCCACGCCCAGAAGGCGCTTCTGGTCTGGCTGCTGCGTCAGAACTGA
- the argH gene encoding argininosuccinate lyase: MSEAKHDGTNEGALWGARFASGPSPELAELSRSTHFDWILAPYDIAGSHAHAKALAAAGYLEADEEQRMHEGLDAVARKVADGTILPAESDEDVHGALEQALIAEVGPELGGRLRAGRSRNDQIATLVRMYLIDHAKVIARDILRVIDALVAQAEAHPGAILPGRTHLQHAQPVLLAHHLQAHAWPLVRELERLVDWRMRAGVSPYGGGALAGSTLGLDPELVARELGLDRPAENSLDGTAARDVVAEFAFITAMIGVDLSRISEEIILWNTREFGFVTLHDSYSTGSSIMPQKKNPDIAELARGKSGRLIGNLTGLMATLKGLPLAYNRDLQEDKEPVFDSVNTLEVVLPAFAGMIATLRFDTARMAELAPQGFSLATDVAEWLVKRRVPFRDAHEISGALVRACEERDIGLEDADDALLAHVSEHLTPEVRDVLSIEGSVASRTGAGGTAPVRVEEQRVELIARSQKAAHTLGL, from the coding sequence ATGAGCGAGGCGAAGCACGACGGCACGAACGAGGGCGCGCTCTGGGGCGCACGATTCGCATCGGGGCCGTCCCCCGAGCTCGCCGAGCTCAGCCGCTCGACCCACTTCGACTGGATCCTCGCACCCTACGACATCGCCGGTTCCCATGCGCACGCCAAGGCGCTCGCTGCGGCCGGCTACCTCGAGGCCGACGAAGAGCAGCGGATGCACGAAGGACTGGATGCCGTCGCCCGCAAGGTCGCCGACGGCACGATCCTGCCTGCTGAGAGCGACGAAGACGTGCACGGTGCACTCGAGCAGGCGCTGATCGCCGAAGTCGGCCCCGAGCTGGGCGGACGCCTGCGCGCCGGCCGGTCGCGCAACGACCAGATAGCGACCCTGGTGCGCATGTACCTCATCGATCACGCAAAGGTCATCGCACGCGACATCCTGCGCGTCATCGACGCGCTCGTCGCCCAGGCCGAGGCGCACCCTGGCGCCATCCTGCCCGGCCGCACCCACCTTCAGCACGCGCAGCCGGTGCTGCTGGCCCATCACCTGCAGGCGCACGCCTGGCCGCTGGTGCGTGAGCTCGAGCGCCTGGTCGACTGGCGGATGCGCGCGGGCGTCTCGCCGTACGGCGGGGGTGCGCTCGCCGGTTCCACCCTCGGACTCGATCCCGAGCTCGTCGCACGCGAGCTGGGCCTCGATCGTCCCGCCGAGAACTCGCTAGACGGCACCGCTGCCCGCGACGTCGTCGCGGAGTTCGCGTTCATCACCGCGATGATCGGCGTCGACCTCTCCCGCATCTCCGAGGAGATCATCCTCTGGAACACCCGCGAGTTCGGCTTCGTCACACTGCATGACAGCTACTCGACGGGGTCGAGCATCATGCCGCAGAAGAAGAACCCCGACATCGCGGAGCTCGCTCGCGGCAAGTCCGGTCGCCTGATCGGCAACCTCACCGGGCTCATGGCGACGCTGAAGGGCCTGCCGCTCGCCTACAACCGTGACCTGCAGGAGGACAAGGAGCCGGTCTTCGACTCGGTGAACACCCTCGAGGTCGTGCTGCCCGCCTTCGCCGGCATGATCGCGACGCTGCGCTTCGACACCGCCCGCATGGCGGAGCTCGCACCGCAGGGCTTCTCGCTGGCGACCGACGTCGCCGAGTGGCTCGTCAAGCGCCGAGTGCCGTTCCGCGATGCGCACGAGATCTCGGGTGCGCTGGTGCGCGCGTGCGAGGAGCGGGACATCGGACTCGAGGATGCCGATGACGCACTGCTCGCACACGTCTCGGAGCACCTGACGCCCGAGGTCCGCGACGTGCTCAGCATCGAGGGCTCGGTCGCCTCGCGCACCGGCGCCGGCGGCACCGCACCGGTGCGCGTCGAGGAGCAGCGCGTCGAACTCATCGCACGTTCGCAGAAGGCCGCTCACACTCTCGGCCTGTAG
- a CDS encoding DUF4184 family protein: MPFTPSHAIVALPFLRTPLVPAAIAIGAMTPDLPLFVRGFGVSYSFTHTYANIVWTMVLALGLFLLWRVVLRPIAPELSPQWLARRLPADWDMPAADALNDALGIGQRWTRALWLAASLLIGVVSHILWDGFTHEGRLGLDLVPALEEQWGPLEGFKWLQHGSSVIGLVIIGVWALLRLRRAEPRTAVARETWPWVRVTWWLSLPVILVAAWVIGYLALGPFTEDFSFQHLAYRVLPLACGIWAMLTLALCVVLTILGRRTPKVEAPRS; this comes from the coding sequence ATGCCGTTCACTCCGAGCCACGCGATCGTCGCGCTGCCGTTCCTGCGTACCCCGCTGGTTCCGGCGGCGATCGCGATCGGTGCGATGACCCCCGACCTGCCACTGTTCGTGCGCGGATTCGGCGTGAGCTACTCGTTCACGCACACCTACGCGAACATCGTCTGGACGATGGTGCTCGCACTCGGCCTCTTCCTGCTGTGGCGCGTAGTGCTGCGACCGATCGCACCGGAGCTCTCTCCGCAGTGGCTCGCACGTCGGCTGCCAGCCGACTGGGACATGCCGGCGGCAGACGCCTTGAACGACGCCCTCGGCATCGGGCAGCGGTGGACGCGCGCGCTCTGGCTCGCGGCATCCCTGCTGATCGGCGTCGTGTCGCACATCCTGTGGGACGGGTTCACGCACGAGGGACGTCTCGGGCTGGATCTCGTGCCGGCGCTCGAAGAGCAGTGGGGCCCGCTCGAGGGATTCAAGTGGCTGCAGCACGGCTCGAGCGTCATCGGCCTCGTGATCATCGGCGTCTGGGCGCTGCTGCGGCTTCGTCGCGCCGAGCCGCGAACCGCCGTGGCGCGCGAGACCTGGCCATGGGTGCGGGTGACCTGGTGGCTCTCGCTGCCCGTCATCCTCGTCGCCGCCTGGGTGATCGGCTACCTGGCCCTCGGCCCGTTCACGGAAGACTTCTCGTTCCAGCACCTGGCGTATCGAGTGCTGCCGCTGGCGTGCGGCATCTGGGCGATGCTCACGCTCGCGCTGTGCGTGGTGCTCACCATTCTGGGGCGTCGGACCCCCAAGGTCGAGGCGCCGCGAAGCTGA
- a CDS encoding acetylornithine transaminase, translating to MTVWKEDAARDLVLNVGERLALLTRGEGSHVWDGDEKRYLDFLAGIAVNSLGHAHPTFIDAVSKQAATLVHVSNYFATPPQLELAARLKRLAGAGIDGRVYFSNSGAEANEAAFKLARLHGAGLSGGIERPRILALENGFHGRTMGSLALTAKKAMRAPFEPMPGGVEHIPATIEALEAAIDGRVAALIIEPIQGEAGVVELPEGYLAVARSLTLKHGALLIVDEIQTGAGRTGQWFGFNHEGITPDAITLAKGIGGGFPIGALVTFSGASSLFTPGSHGSTFGGNPLATAVANAVLTEIENAGLVENAATRGAQLRQMIASMDSPLIDEVRGRGLLIGVGLTAPVAGDVVAAAQERGLIVNAANPFTVRIAPALTIGEAEIEEFQTLFTAALADVQASLAASETGKVSL from the coding sequence GTGACCGTCTGGAAGGAAGACGCGGCACGGGATCTCGTGCTCAACGTGGGGGAGCGGCTCGCGCTGCTCACCCGAGGCGAGGGCTCGCACGTGTGGGACGGCGACGAGAAGCGCTACCTCGACTTCCTCGCCGGCATCGCCGTGAACTCGCTGGGGCATGCGCATCCCACGTTCATCGACGCCGTCTCGAAGCAGGCGGCGACGCTCGTGCACGTCTCGAACTACTTCGCCACCCCGCCGCAGCTCGAACTCGCCGCACGTCTGAAGCGCCTCGCCGGAGCGGGGATCGACGGCCGGGTGTACTTCTCGAACTCCGGCGCCGAGGCGAACGAAGCTGCGTTCAAGCTCGCCCGCCTGCACGGCGCCGGCCTGAGCGGTGGCATCGAGCGTCCGCGCATCCTCGCGCTCGAGAACGGCTTCCACGGGCGCACCATGGGCTCGCTCGCTCTCACCGCGAAGAAGGCGATGCGTGCGCCGTTCGAGCCGATGCCGGGCGGCGTCGAGCACATTCCTGCGACGATCGAGGCACTGGAGGCGGCGATCGACGGCCGCGTCGCCGCCCTCATCATCGAGCCCATCCAGGGCGAGGCCGGCGTAGTCGAACTGCCCGAAGGCTACCTCGCCGTTGCGCGCTCGCTCACGCTGAAGCACGGTGCGCTGCTCATCGTCGACGAGATCCAGACCGGAGCCGGACGCACAGGTCAGTGGTTCGGCTTCAACCACGAGGGCATCACCCCGGATGCCATCACCCTGGCCAAGGGCATCGGCGGCGGCTTCCCGATCGGAGCGCTCGTGACCTTCAGCGGTGCGAGCTCTCTGTTCACCCCCGGCTCGCACGGGTCGACGTTCGGCGGTAACCCCCTGGCGACGGCGGTCGCGAACGCCGTGCTCACCGAGATTGAGAATGCGGGTCTCGTCGAGAACGCCGCGACCCGTGGCGCCCAGCTGCGGCAGATGATCGCGAGCATGGATTCCCCGCTGATCGACGAGGTGCGCGGGCGCGGCCTGCTCATCGGAGTCGGGCTCACCGCCCCGGTGGCGGGCGACGTGGTGGCAGCTGCCCAGGAGCGCGGCCTCATCGTCAACGCCGCCAACCCGTTCACGGTGCGCATCGCACCAGCACTGACCATCGGCGAAGCCGAGATCGAAGAATTCCAGACACTGTTCACCGCAGCCCTCGCCGACGTGCAGGCGAGCCTCGCGGCATCCGAAACCGGAAAGGTATCCCTGTGA
- the argB gene encoding acetylglutamate kinase encodes MTDIQDTPPDVAAEKATTLIESLPWLKKFRDQIVVVKYGGNAMVSDELQEAFAQDIAYLRYVGVQPVVVHGGGPQISNMLDRLAIPSEFKGGYRVTNTEAISVVRMVLTGQVNPQLVAKINSHGPIATGLSGEDAGLFGGRRRGVVIDGEHVDLGRVGDVVQVDPTAVLDHLAAGRIPVISSIAPDLDNPGQSLNVNADAAASALAVALNARKLVILTDVPGLYADWPDRDSLVSHLTSQQLTGMLPTLESGMIPKMRACLDAVEAGVDAAAIIDGRVPHSVLVELFTSKGIGTQVVLGKPEVTA; translated from the coding sequence ATGACAGACATCCAGGACACACCGCCTGACGTCGCAGCCGAGAAGGCCACGACCCTCATCGAGTCGCTGCCGTGGCTGAAGAAGTTCCGCGACCAGATCGTCGTCGTCAAGTACGGCGGCAACGCCATGGTCTCCGACGAGCTGCAGGAGGCGTTCGCGCAGGACATCGCCTACCTCCGCTACGTCGGCGTGCAGCCGGTCGTCGTGCACGGCGGCGGTCCGCAGATCTCGAACATGCTCGACCGCCTCGCGATCCCCAGCGAGTTCAAGGGCGGCTACCGGGTCACCAACACCGAGGCGATCAGCGTCGTGCGCATGGTGCTCACCGGGCAGGTGAACCCGCAACTGGTCGCGAAGATCAATTCGCACGGCCCCATCGCCACCGGCCTGAGCGGCGAGGATGCCGGCCTGTTCGGCGGCCGCCGCCGCGGCGTCGTCATCGACGGAGAGCACGTCGACCTCGGCCGCGTGGGAGATGTCGTGCAGGTCGACCCGACCGCCGTTCTCGACCACCTCGCCGCAGGACGCATCCCGGTGATCTCCAGCATCGCGCCCGACCTCGACAACCCGGGGCAGTCGCTGAACGTGAACGCGGATGCCGCGGCATCCGCCCTCGCCGTGGCGCTGAACGCGCGCAAGCTCGTGATCCTCACCGACGTGCCCGGCCTCTACGCCGACTGGCCCGACCGCGACTCGCTCGTCTCGCATCTCACCTCACAGCAGCTGACAGGCATGCTGCCGACGCTCGAGTCGGGCATGATCCCGAAGATGCGCGCCTGCCTGGACGCCGTCGAGGCCGGAGTGGATGCCGCAGCAATCATCGACGGACGGGTTCCGCACTCAGTGCTCGTCGAGCTCTTCACGAGCAAGGGAATCGGAACCCAAGTGGTACTCGGAAAGCCGGAGGTGACGGCGTGA
- a CDS encoding SatD family protein, whose amino-acid sequence MTIAVTADIIGSRQLADRAEAQRAFDETIARVESDLPVATQGLRPTVGDEQQAVYPTLEAALGAILLLRLALPDGVEFRYGVGIGDVGRVPSATSAQGISDGPGWWAARSAIEHLEVLQRRAAPQARSWIVAHDSVAEQYADAVRWANAHLLTRDEIVGAMSERVRRLTYGRCLSLTQRELAAAEGITQSAVSQGLSASGAAAVVEGFRLLGLN is encoded by the coding sequence ATGACGATCGCGGTGACGGCAGACATCATCGGCTCCCGGCAGCTCGCCGATCGGGCCGAAGCGCAGCGCGCGTTCGATGAGACGATCGCCCGCGTCGAGAGCGATCTTCCCGTCGCGACGCAGGGACTGCGTCCCACGGTCGGCGACGAGCAGCAGGCGGTCTATCCGACGCTTGAGGCCGCTCTCGGCGCGATCCTGCTGCTGCGGCTCGCGCTGCCGGACGGGGTCGAGTTCCGCTACGGCGTCGGTATCGGGGATGTCGGGAGGGTGCCTTCGGCGACCTCCGCACAGGGCATCTCGGACGGCCCTGGATGGTGGGCGGCGCGCAGCGCCATCGAGCACCTCGAGGTGCTGCAGAGGCGTGCCGCACCGCAGGCCCGCAGTTGGATCGTCGCCCATGACAGCGTCGCGGAGCAGTACGCGGATGCCGTGCGGTGGGCGAACGCCCACCTGCTCACCAGAGACGAGATCGTCGGCGCCATGTCCGAACGCGTCCGCCGGCTGACGTACGGACGCTGCCTCTCCCTGACGCAGCGCGAACTCGCCGCCGCAGAGGGGATCACGCAGTCCGCGGTCTCGCAGGGCCTGTCGGCATCCGGCGCCGCCGCTGTCGTCGAGGGCTTCCGCCTGCTCGGCTTGAACTGA
- a CDS encoding heparan-alpha-glucosaminide N-acetyltransferase domain-containing protein, which produces MRARLRSNWDRLNGPDRIAGVDLARGLAIIGMFAAHLLVTADRFAWDDPTTWTALVDGRSSILFATLAGVSIGLVTGARSPLQGERMAIVRWRLALRAAMLLVLGILLIITGVPVYVILPAYAILFLLALPFTGMPARTVLWAAAALALIMPLLQPLLNALPVWQSPYSGEIDAFIGWHYPFTVWIAFVLAGLGIARAGITRETVQVRMLVAGSALAVIGYGLAELPAAPADGYWRSVWSAEPHSSGLLEVIGSGGFVIAVLAACLLLCRLGVLKAIVLPLRATGAMPLTAYTAQLVIWAIVAGVTLGDTTDLSGFRALDPFWPLTIGVLVGCTAWALLIGRGPLEWVMDRTAKRVVSSEPRR; this is translated from the coding sequence ATGCGTGCGCGCCTGCGATCCAACTGGGATCGGCTCAACGGTCCTGACCGGATCGCAGGCGTCGACCTCGCGCGCGGCCTCGCGATCATCGGGATGTTCGCGGCGCACCTGCTGGTCACGGCGGACCGGTTCGCCTGGGATGATCCCACGACGTGGACCGCGCTCGTGGACGGACGCTCTTCGATCCTGTTCGCGACGCTGGCGGGTGTGTCGATCGGCCTCGTCACGGGCGCGCGCTCTCCGCTGCAGGGGGAGCGCATGGCGATCGTGCGGTGGCGGCTGGCGCTGCGCGCAGCGATGCTCCTGGTGCTCGGCATCCTGCTCATCATCACCGGCGTCCCGGTGTACGTGATCCTGCCCGCCTACGCGATCCTGTTCCTCCTCGCGCTGCCGTTCACGGGGATGCCCGCCCGTACGGTGCTGTGGGCCGCGGCCGCGCTCGCACTGATCATGCCGCTCCTGCAGCCGCTGTTGAACGCACTGCCCGTCTGGCAGTCGCCGTACAGCGGCGAGATCGACGCGTTCATCGGCTGGCACTACCCCTTCACCGTGTGGATCGCCTTCGTGCTCGCCGGGCTGGGCATAGCCAGGGCGGGTATCACGCGTGAGACGGTCCAGGTGCGGATGCTGGTAGCCGGTAGCGCCCTCGCGGTGATCGGATACGGGCTCGCCGAGCTTCCCGCGGCGCCCGCCGACGGCTACTGGCGGTCGGTCTGGTCGGCCGAACCGCACTCGTCAGGACTGCTGGAGGTCATCGGCTCGGGCGGTTTCGTCATCGCGGTGCTCGCCGCGTGCCTGCTGTTGTGCCGTCTGGGAGTGCTGAAGGCGATCGTGCTGCCGCTGCGGGCGACCGGCGCGATGCCGCTCACGGCGTACACCGCGCAACTCGTGATCTGGGCGATCGTCGCCGGTGTCACGCTGGGCGACACGACGGACCTCAGCGGCTTCCGCGCCCTCGACCCGTTCTGGCCGCTCACGATCGGCGTGCTCGTCGGCTGCACCGCGTGGGCCCTGCTGATCGGCCGCGGACCGCTCGAATGGGTCATGGACCGCACGGCCAAGCGCGTCGTGAGCTCGGAGCCGCGCCGCTAG
- a CDS encoding MerR family transcriptional regulator: protein MTTYTPAEASELSGFSIDTLRYYEREGILGEVQRSAGGHRIYTDAELGLLDFLRCLRETGMPVERLRRYGELCRRDDTVPERIALLEQHAEHVERQLQEVLAQQARLAEKLAWYRGEQGAG from the coding sequence ATGACGACGTACACGCCTGCCGAGGCGTCCGAGCTGTCCGGCTTCAGCATCGACACGCTGCGGTATTACGAGCGGGAGGGGATCCTCGGGGAGGTGCAGCGGAGCGCCGGCGGTCACCGCATCTACACCGACGCCGAGCTCGGGCTGCTCGACTTCCTCAGATGCCTGCGCGAGACCGGCATGCCCGTGGAGCGGCTGCGCCGATACGGCGAACTCTGCCGACGGGACGACACGGTCCCCGAGCGGATCGCGCTGCTCGAGCAGCACGCCGAGCACGTCGAGCGGCAGCTGCAGGAGGTGCTGGCACAGCAGGCGCGTCTGGCGGAGAAGCTCGCCTGGTACCGCGGCGAGCAGGGCGCCGGCTGA